In the genome of Syntrophus gentianae, one region contains:
- a CDS encoding 4Fe-4S binding protein, whose amino-acid sequence MKDKIRKFAFDQGIDDIGFAAVSDYNSPQSPKIETLYPEAKSIVVTCFKEMSHIDSPSPQIAMNGRLDLQEFTRMTNYKIARFLEKECGARAMSVPLSYPMELSPQNPRSVADVSLRHAAVAAGLGVFGRHNLVIHPRLGARVLFMAVLTDLELPSDPKVTEDLCTRCNICVESCPASALDTEGQTDVGKCLMVSQPYGLPKIIGFWMKWMGKSPEERKKMLFSKDFFMTYQASFIGFQYFCFKCFNSCPVRGNDS is encoded by the coding sequence ATGAAAGACAAAATCAGGAAATTTGCATTTGACCAGGGCATTGACGATATCGGCTTTGCGGCGGTTTCGGACTACAACAGCCCGCAAAGTCCAAAGATTGAGACTCTTTATCCTGAAGCAAAATCGATTGTCGTGACCTGCTTTAAAGAGATGTCCCATATTGACAGCCCCAGCCCGCAGATCGCAATGAACGGGCGACTGGACTTACAAGAATTCACACGGATGACCAATTATAAAATCGCGAGGTTTCTCGAGAAAGAGTGCGGTGCGCGAGCGATGAGCGTTCCTCTTTCCTATCCGATGGAGTTAAGTCCGCAAAATCCGAGGAGCGTTGCCGATGTTTCCCTGCGTCATGCGGCGGTCGCAGCCGGCCTGGGCGTCTTCGGCCGCCACAATCTGGTGATTCATCCGCGTTTGGGAGCACGGGTGCTTTTCATGGCGGTACTTACCGATCTGGAACTTCCTTCCGATCCAAAAGTGACGGAAGATCTCTGCACCCGATGCAACATCTGCGTAGAAAGCTGCCCAGCCTCAGCGCTCGATACCGAGGGGCAAACCGATGTTGGAAAATGTCTTATGGTTTCTCAACCCTACGGACTTCCCAAAATAATCGGCTTCTGGATGAAATGGATGGGAAAGTCGCCGGAGGAACGGAAGAAGATGCTTTTCAGCAAGGATTTCTTCATGACCTACCAGGCCAGCTTCATC